In one Candidatus Hydrogenedentota bacterium genomic region, the following are encoded:
- the tuf gene encoding elongation factor Tu (EF-Tu; promotes GTP-dependent binding of aminoacyl-tRNA to the A-site of ribosomes during protein biosynthesis; when the tRNA anticodon matches the mRNA codon, GTP hydrolysis results; the inactive EF-Tu-GDP leaves the ribosome and release of GDP is promoted by elongation factor Ts; many prokaryotes have two copies of the gene encoding EF-Tu): MAKEKFERTKPHVNIGTIGHVDHGKTTLTSGITKVLAKRGRA; this comes from the coding sequence ATGGCTAAGGAGAAATTTGAGCGAACGAAGCCGCACGTGAACATCGGCACGATTGGCCACGTGGACCACGGCAAGACGACGCTGACGAGCGGGATCACGAAGGTGCTGGCGAAGCGTGGCCGCGCG